In Longimicrobiales bacterium, a single window of DNA contains:
- the cdaA gene encoding diadenylate cyclase CdaA — protein MSAILNFLPGPLDLLQILIVATAFYYVLRFLARTRAIQMLVGLLVLAMTYFISSLVNLELIEHILAQLFQYGVIAAIIVFHPELRAALARLGQSRMIRFFNRLEEREVVEELVEAVERLTRAKIGGIVAIQRDVGLEEYAETGTRIHARVGADLLVSLFAPYGPLHDGAVLIDSDTIIAAGVILPLTQFPVADKSLGTRHRAALGLSEETDALIIVVSEETSQISLAYRGRLSRNVTLDTVRTALAGGSIDTLSSGDGR, from the coding sequence ATGAGCGCCATCCTCAACTTCCTGCCTGGTCCGCTCGACCTGCTGCAGATCCTGATCGTCGCCACCGCCTTCTACTACGTACTGCGGTTCCTCGCGCGGACGCGCGCGATCCAGATGCTCGTGGGGCTGCTCGTCCTCGCGATGACCTATTTCATTTCCTCTCTCGTCAACCTCGAGCTGATCGAACACATCCTCGCCCAGCTGTTCCAGTACGGTGTCATCGCGGCCATCATTGTGTTCCACCCGGAGCTGCGCGCCGCGCTGGCGCGCCTCGGGCAGAGCCGCATGATCCGCTTCTTCAATCGTCTCGAGGAGCGCGAGGTCGTCGAGGAGCTGGTCGAGGCCGTGGAGCGGCTCACGCGGGCCAAGATCGGCGGCATCGTCGCCATCCAGCGCGACGTCGGACTGGAGGAATATGCAGAGACAGGCACGCGCATCCACGCGCGCGTCGGCGCAGATCTGCTCGTCAGCCTGTTCGCGCCCTACGGCCCGCTCCACGACGGCGCCGTGCTCATCGACAGCGACACCATCATCGCCGCGGGCGTGATCCTCCCGCTCACCCAGTTTCCCGTCGCCGACAAGAGCCTGGGCACCCGCCACCGCGCGGCGCTCGGACTGTCTGAGGAGACGGACGCGCTCATCATCGTCGTCAGCGAGGAGACGTCACAGATCTCTCTCGCCTACCGCGGCCGGCTCTCGCGCAACGTCACGCTCGACACGGTCCGGACCGCCCTGGCGGGAGGCTCCATCGACACCCTTTCTTCGGGTGACGGCAGGTGA
- a CDS encoding MotA/TolQ/ExbB proton channel family protein — MEETGAGVTYNLLSLLYDGGAWMYPLLLCSLFALGVIIAKGYTLWAARRRSSQVLEEVEALARGGKLDQAIRVAADTPGPVAAILYSGLRRVRERQSGADIEKAVQTTGIIELGFLERGLAVLATISNVAPLLGFLGTVAGMISAFGAIAEAGQVDAALVASGIKIALITTAAGLIIAVPVNVAYNFFVTRIDRLIMEMEEGTSHVLNMVWDMERTGGAAALAAGAGVPRHSPRPATDSVEGMGTPDRGAASDSDHQP, encoded by the coding sequence TTGGAAGAGACAGGCGCTGGCGTAACCTACAACCTGCTGTCGCTGCTCTACGACGGCGGCGCATGGATGTATCCTCTCCTGCTGTGCTCGCTGTTCGCGCTCGGCGTCATCATCGCCAAGGGCTACACCCTCTGGGCGGCGCGCCGCCGCTCCAGCCAGGTCCTGGAGGAGGTCGAGGCGCTGGCCCGCGGCGGAAAGCTGGACCAGGCCATCCGCGTAGCGGCCGACACGCCCGGCCCGGTAGCCGCCATCCTCTATTCCGGCCTGCGCCGCGTGCGTGAGCGGCAGAGCGGTGCGGACATCGAGAAGGCCGTCCAGACCACGGGCATCATCGAGCTCGGCTTCCTCGAGCGCGGCCTCGCCGTGCTCGCCACCATCTCGAATGTCGCCCCGCTCCTCGGCTTCCTCGGTACGGTGGCCGGCATGATCTCCGCCTTCGGCGCCATCGCCGAGGCCGGACAGGTCGATGCGGCGCTCGTCGCCAGCGGCATCAAGATCGCCCTTATCACCACGGCCGCCGGCCTCATCATCGCCGTCCCGGTCAACGTTGCCTACAATTTCTTCGTCACCCGGATCGACAGGCTGATCATGGAGATGGAGGAGGGAACCTCCCACGTCCTGAACATGGTCTGGGACATGGAGCGCACCGGTGGAGCCGCGGCACTCGCGGCTGGTGCCGGGGTACCCAGACACAGCCCCCGGCCGGCCACGGACTCCGTGGAAGGCATGGGTACGCCTGATCGAGGCGCTGCGTCCGATTCGGATCACCAGCCATAA